Proteins from a single region of Gorilla gorilla gorilla isolate KB3781 chromosome 16, NHGRI_mGorGor1-v2.1_pri, whole genome shotgun sequence:
- the INSYN1 gene encoding inhibitory synaptic factor 1 isoform X1 translates to MNIRGAPDLGQPSDDPSSGGERERIRQRMKMVIGQLEGILRELKEVAKELREVVSQIDKLTSDFDFELEPDDWTTATVSSTSSSDKAGMGGPFDLGHLDFMTADILSDSWEFCSFLDVSTPSDSVDGPESTRPGAGPDYRLMNGGTPIPNGPRVETPDSSSEEAFGAGPTVKSQLPQRTPGTRERVRFSDKVLYHALCCDDEEGDGEQEAEEEEVGLPPEPAHTEAHAGPHKPSPAPYKSRRSPLTSRHSGSTLAPEQTRRVTRNSSTQTVSDKSTQTVLPYTATRQKARGKN, encoded by the exons ATGAACATTCGGGGCGCCCCGGACCTCGGGCAGCCCAGTGACGACCCCAGCAGTGGTGGTGAGCGGGAGCGGATTCGACAGCGCATGAAGATGGTCATCGGGCAGCTTGAGGGCATCCTTCGCGAGCTCAAGGAGGTGGCCAAGGAGCTGAGGGAG GTGGTGAGCCAGATCGATAAGCTAACCTCGGACTTCGACTTTGAACTGGAGCCAGACGACTGGACCACGGCCACTGTGAGCAGCACCTCTAGCAGTGACAAGGCGGGCATGGGTGGCCCCTTTGACCTGGGCCACCTGGACTTCATGACAGCCGATATCCTCTCAGACAGCTGGGAGTTCTGCTCCTTCCTGGACGTCTCTACCCCCTCGGACTCCGTGGATGGTCCCGAGTCGACTCGGCCAGGGGCTGGCCCTGACTACCGCCTCATGAATGGTGGCACACCCATCCCCAATGGGCCACGAGTGGAGACTCCAGACTCCTCCAGTGAGGAGGCCTTCGGTGCTGGCCCCACAGTGAAGAGCCAGCTGCCCCAGCGGACCCCAGGGACACGGGAGAGGGTGCGGTTCAGTGACAAAGTGCTCTACCATGCTCTGTGCTGTGACGATGAGGAGGGGGATGGTGagcaggaggcggaggaggaagAAGTGGGCTTGCCCCCTGAGCCTGCCCATACAGAGGCCCATGCAGGCCCCCACaagccctccccagccccctaCAAGTCACGGCGCTCTCCACTGACCAGCCGCCACTCAGGCTCTACCTTGGCCCCTGAACAGACTCGAAGGGTCACGAGGAACAGCAGCACCCAGACAGTGTCAGACAAGAGCACGCAGACGGTTCTGCCCTACACAGCCACTAGACAGAAAGCCAGGGGGAAAAACTAG
- the INSYN1 gene encoding inhibitory synaptic factor 1 isoform X2, with translation MNGGTPIPNGPRVETPDSSSEEAFGAGPTVKSQLPQRTPGTRERVRFSDKVLYHALCCDDEEGDGEQEAEEEEVGLPPEPAHTEAHAGPHKPSPAPYKSRRSPLTSRHSGSTLAPEQTRRVTRNSSTQTVSDKSTQTVLPYTATRQKARGKN, from the coding sequence ATGAATGGTGGCACACCCATCCCCAATGGGCCACGAGTGGAGACTCCAGACTCCTCCAGTGAGGAGGCCTTCGGTGCTGGCCCCACAGTGAAGAGCCAGCTGCCCCAGCGGACCCCAGGGACACGGGAGAGGGTGCGGTTCAGTGACAAAGTGCTCTACCATGCTCTGTGCTGTGACGATGAGGAGGGGGATGGTGagcaggaggcggaggaggaagAAGTGGGCTTGCCCCCTGAGCCTGCCCATACAGAGGCCCATGCAGGCCCCCACaagccctccccagccccctaCAAGTCACGGCGCTCTCCACTGACCAGCCGCCACTCAGGCTCTACCTTGGCCCCTGAACAGACTCGAAGGGTCACGAGGAACAGCAGCACCCAGACAGTGTCAGACAAGAGCACGCAGACGGTTCTGCCCTACACAGCCACTAGACAGAAAGCCAGGGGGAAAAACTAG